The following proteins come from a genomic window of Ictidomys tridecemlineatus isolate mIctTri1 chromosome 9, mIctTri1.hap1, whole genome shotgun sequence:
- the Wfs1 gene encoding wolframin isoform X2, whose translation MRRDMEIPFEEVLEKAKAGDPKAQTEVGKHYLRLASDGDEELNNCTAVDWLILAAKQGRREAVKLLRRCLADRKGITSENEPEVKQLSSETDLERAVRKAALVMYWKLNPKKKKQVAVSELLENVGQVNEHDGGAQPGPVPRSLQKQRRMLERLVSSESKNYIALDDFVEITKKYAKGIIPSNLFLQDDDDDELAGKSPEDLPLRQKVMKYPLHAIMEVKEYLIDVASKAGMHWLSTIVPTHHINALIFFFIISNLTIDFFAFFIPLVIFYLSFVSMVICTLKVFQDSKAWDNFRTLTDLLLRFEPNLDVEQAEVNFGWNHLEPYAHFLLSVVFVIFSFPLASKDCIPCSELAVIAAFFTVTSYMSLSSSAKPYTRRALVTEVAAGLLSLLPTMPMDGRYLKVLGQTFLTVPIGHFVVLNVSLPCLLYVYLFYLFFRMAQLRNFKGTYCYLVPYLVCFMWCELSVALLLESTGLGLVRASIGYFLFLFALPILVAGLALMGVVQFARWFVSLELTKILVTMAICSVPLLFRWWTKASFSLVEMVKSLTRSSIVKLILVWLTAIVLFCWFYVYRSEGMKVYNSTLTWQQYGFLCGPRAWKETNMARTQILCSHLEGHRVTWTGRFKYVRVTEIDNSAESAINMFPHFIGDWMRCLYGEAYPSCSPGNTSTAEEELCRLKHLAKHPCHIKKFDRYKFEITVGMPFSSSTNSTRGHEEDDITKDIVLRASSEFKSVLLNLRQGSLIEFSTILEGRLGSKWPVFELKAISCLNCMAQLSPARRHVKIEHDWRSTVHGALKFAFDFFFFPFLSAA comes from the exons ATGAGGAGAGATATGGAAATCCCATTTGAGGAAGTCCTGGAGAAGGCCAAGGCTGGGGACCCTAAGGCACAGACAGAG GTGGGAAAACACTACCTGCGACTGGCCAGTGATGGGGACGAAGAGCTTAACAACTGCACAGCCGTGGACTGGCTGATCCTGGCCGCCAAACAGGGCCGGAGGGAGGCAGTAAAGCTGCTGCGCCGGTGCCTGGCCGACAGGAAAG GCATCACTTCCGAAAACGAGCCAGAGGTGAAGCAGCTTTCCTCCGAGACTGACCTGGAGAGGGCTGTGCGCAAAGCTGCGCTGGTCATGTATTGGAAGCTCAACCCCAAGAAGAAGAAGCAGGTGGCTGTGTCAGAGCTACTGGAGAACGTGGGCCAGGTCAACGAGCATG ATGGAGGAGCGCAGCCAggccctgtccccaggtcctTGCAGAAGCAGAGGCGAATGCTCGAGCGCTTGGTCAGCAGTGAGT CCAAGAACTACATCGCCTTGGACGACTTCGTGGAGATCACCAAGAAGTACGCCAAGGGCATCATCCCCAGCAACCTCTTCCTCCAGGATGATGATGACGACGAGCTGGCTGGGAAGAGCCCCGAGGACCTGCCACTGCGCCAGAAG GTGATGAAGTACCCCTTACATGCCATCATGGAGGTCAAAGAGTACCTGATCGACGTGGCCTCCAAGGCAGGCATGCACTGGCTGTCCACCATTGTGCCCACCCACCACATCAATgccctcatcttcttcttcatcatcagcAACCTGACCATCGACTTCTTTGCCTTCTTCATCCCCCTGGTCATCTTCTACCTGTCCTTTGTGTCCATGGTCATTTGCACCCTCAAGGTATTCCAGGACAGCAAGGCCTGGGACAATTTCCGCACCCTCACTGACCTGCTGCTACGCTTCGAGCCCAACCTGGACGTGGAGCAGGCCGAGGTCAACTTCGGCTGGAACCACCTGGAGCCCTACGCCCACTTCCTGCTCTCTGTTGTTTTTGTCATCTTCTCCTTCCCACTGGCCAGCAAGGACTGTATCCCCTGCTCAGAGCTGGCCGTCATTGCCGCCTTCTTCACAGTGACCAGCTACATGAGCTTGAGCAGCTCGGCCAAGCCCTACACCAGGAGGGCCCTGGTCACTGAGGTGGCtgctgggctgctctcccttctgcCCACCATGCCCATGGATGGGCGCTACCTTAAGGTACTGGGGCAGACCTTCTTGACTGTGCCTATCGGCCACTTTGTTGTCCTGAACGTCAGCCTACCCTGCCTGCTCTATGTCTACCTCTTCTACCTCTTCTTCCGCATGGCCCAGCTGAGGAACTTCAAGGGCACCTACTGCTACTTGGTGCCCTACTTGGTCTGCTTCATGTGGTGTGAGCTCTCTGTGGCCCTCCTGCTGGAGTCCACTGGCCTGGGCCTGGTCCGCGCCTCCATTGgttacttcctctttctctttgctctccCCATCCTGGTGGCTGGCCTGGCCCTCATGGGCGTGGTGCAGTTTGCCCGGTGGTTTGTGTCCCTGGAGCTCACCAAGATCCTAGTCACCATGGCAATCTGCAGCGTGCCCCTGCTGTTCCGCTGGTGGACCAAGGCTAGCTTCTCTTTGGTGGAGATGGTCAAGTCCCTGACGCGGAGCTCCATAGTCAAGCTCATCCTGGTGTGGCTCACGGCCATCGTGCTCTTCTGCTGGTTCTACGTGTACCGCTCTGAGGGCATGAAGGTCTACAACTCCACGCTGACCTGGCAGCAGTACGGCTTTCTGTGTGGGCCCCGGGCCTGGAAGGAGACCAACATGGCACGCACCCAGATCCTGTGCAGCCACCTGGAGGGCCACAGGGTCACGTGGACAGGCCGCTTCAAGTACGTCCGGGTGACGGAGATCGACAACAGTGCCGAGTCGGCCATCAACATGTTCCCGCACTTCATTGGCGACTGGATGCGCTGCCTCTACGGCGAGGCCTACCCGTCCTGCAGCCCCGGCAACACCTCCACGGCCGAGGAGGAGCTCTGCCGCCTCAAGCACCTGGCCAAGCACCCCTGCCACATCAAGAAGTTCGACCGGTACAAGTTCGAGATCACGGTGGGCATGCCGTTCAGCAGCAGCACCAACAGCACCCGCGGCCATGAGGAGGACGACATCACCAAGGACATCGTGCTGCGGGCCAGCAGTGAGTTCAAGAGCGTGCTGCTCAACCTGCGCCAGGGCAGCCTCATCGAGTTCAGCACCATCCTTGAGGGCCGCCTGGGCAGCAAGTGGCCCGTCTTCGAGCTCAAGGCCATCAGCTGCCTTAACTGCATGGCCCAGCTCTCACCCGCCAGGCGGCACGTGAAGATCGAGCACGACTGGCGCAGCACCGTGCACGGTGCCCTGAAGTTCGCCTTCGATTTCTTCTTCTTCCCGTTCCTGTCAGCCGCATGA
- the Wfs1 gene encoding wolframin isoform X1, translating into MDSSTPPLSPSIPQPPPAPQPQARARLNATASVEEERSEAPRAPRPQGGPGPSVREAAALAEPRAPRARSQEEMGGAGPMRRDMEIPFEEVLEKAKAGDPKAQTEVGKHYLRLASDGDEELNNCTAVDWLILAAKQGRREAVKLLRRCLADRKGITSENEPEVKQLSSETDLERAVRKAALVMYWKLNPKKKKQVAVSELLENVGQVNEHDGGAQPGPVPRSLQKQRRMLERLVSSESKNYIALDDFVEITKKYAKGIIPSNLFLQDDDDDELAGKSPEDLPLRQKVMKYPLHAIMEVKEYLIDVASKAGMHWLSTIVPTHHINALIFFFIISNLTIDFFAFFIPLVIFYLSFVSMVICTLKVFQDSKAWDNFRTLTDLLLRFEPNLDVEQAEVNFGWNHLEPYAHFLLSVVFVIFSFPLASKDCIPCSELAVIAAFFTVTSYMSLSSSAKPYTRRALVTEVAAGLLSLLPTMPMDGRYLKVLGQTFLTVPIGHFVVLNVSLPCLLYVYLFYLFFRMAQLRNFKGTYCYLVPYLVCFMWCELSVALLLESTGLGLVRASIGYFLFLFALPILVAGLALMGVVQFARWFVSLELTKILVTMAICSVPLLFRWWTKASFSLVEMVKSLTRSSIVKLILVWLTAIVLFCWFYVYRSEGMKVYNSTLTWQQYGFLCGPRAWKETNMARTQILCSHLEGHRVTWTGRFKYVRVTEIDNSAESAINMFPHFIGDWMRCLYGEAYPSCSPGNTSTAEEELCRLKHLAKHPCHIKKFDRYKFEITVGMPFSSSTNSTRGHEEDDITKDIVLRASSEFKSVLLNLRQGSLIEFSTILEGRLGSKWPVFELKAISCLNCMAQLSPARRHVKIEHDWRSTVHGALKFAFDFFFFPFLSAA; encoded by the exons ATGGACTCCAGCACCCCTCCTCTGAGCCCTTCCATCCCACAGCCTCCACCAGCACCACAGCCTCAAGCCCGCGCTCGGCTCAATGCCACTGCCTCAGTGGAAGAAGAGAGGAGCGAGGCGCCCCGAGCTCCCAGGCCCCAAGGTGGCCCTGGCCCAAGTGTCAGAGAAGCAGCTGCCCTAGCTGAGCCTCGGGCCCCTCGTGCCAGGAGCCAAGAAGAAATGGGTGGAGCTG GACCTATGAGGAGAGATATGGAAATCCCATTTGAGGAAGTCCTGGAGAAGGCCAAGGCTGGGGACCCTAAGGCACAGACAGAG GTGGGAAAACACTACCTGCGACTGGCCAGTGATGGGGACGAAGAGCTTAACAACTGCACAGCCGTGGACTGGCTGATCCTGGCCGCCAAACAGGGCCGGAGGGAGGCAGTAAAGCTGCTGCGCCGGTGCCTGGCCGACAGGAAAG GCATCACTTCCGAAAACGAGCCAGAGGTGAAGCAGCTTTCCTCCGAGACTGACCTGGAGAGGGCTGTGCGCAAAGCTGCGCTGGTCATGTATTGGAAGCTCAACCCCAAGAAGAAGAAGCAGGTGGCTGTGTCAGAGCTACTGGAGAACGTGGGCCAGGTCAACGAGCATG ATGGAGGAGCGCAGCCAggccctgtccccaggtcctTGCAGAAGCAGAGGCGAATGCTCGAGCGCTTGGTCAGCAGTGAGT CCAAGAACTACATCGCCTTGGACGACTTCGTGGAGATCACCAAGAAGTACGCCAAGGGCATCATCCCCAGCAACCTCTTCCTCCAGGATGATGATGACGACGAGCTGGCTGGGAAGAGCCCCGAGGACCTGCCACTGCGCCAGAAG GTGATGAAGTACCCCTTACATGCCATCATGGAGGTCAAAGAGTACCTGATCGACGTGGCCTCCAAGGCAGGCATGCACTGGCTGTCCACCATTGTGCCCACCCACCACATCAATgccctcatcttcttcttcatcatcagcAACCTGACCATCGACTTCTTTGCCTTCTTCATCCCCCTGGTCATCTTCTACCTGTCCTTTGTGTCCATGGTCATTTGCACCCTCAAGGTATTCCAGGACAGCAAGGCCTGGGACAATTTCCGCACCCTCACTGACCTGCTGCTACGCTTCGAGCCCAACCTGGACGTGGAGCAGGCCGAGGTCAACTTCGGCTGGAACCACCTGGAGCCCTACGCCCACTTCCTGCTCTCTGTTGTTTTTGTCATCTTCTCCTTCCCACTGGCCAGCAAGGACTGTATCCCCTGCTCAGAGCTGGCCGTCATTGCCGCCTTCTTCACAGTGACCAGCTACATGAGCTTGAGCAGCTCGGCCAAGCCCTACACCAGGAGGGCCCTGGTCACTGAGGTGGCtgctgggctgctctcccttctgcCCACCATGCCCATGGATGGGCGCTACCTTAAGGTACTGGGGCAGACCTTCTTGACTGTGCCTATCGGCCACTTTGTTGTCCTGAACGTCAGCCTACCCTGCCTGCTCTATGTCTACCTCTTCTACCTCTTCTTCCGCATGGCCCAGCTGAGGAACTTCAAGGGCACCTACTGCTACTTGGTGCCCTACTTGGTCTGCTTCATGTGGTGTGAGCTCTCTGTGGCCCTCCTGCTGGAGTCCACTGGCCTGGGCCTGGTCCGCGCCTCCATTGgttacttcctctttctctttgctctccCCATCCTGGTGGCTGGCCTGGCCCTCATGGGCGTGGTGCAGTTTGCCCGGTGGTTTGTGTCCCTGGAGCTCACCAAGATCCTAGTCACCATGGCAATCTGCAGCGTGCCCCTGCTGTTCCGCTGGTGGACCAAGGCTAGCTTCTCTTTGGTGGAGATGGTCAAGTCCCTGACGCGGAGCTCCATAGTCAAGCTCATCCTGGTGTGGCTCACGGCCATCGTGCTCTTCTGCTGGTTCTACGTGTACCGCTCTGAGGGCATGAAGGTCTACAACTCCACGCTGACCTGGCAGCAGTACGGCTTTCTGTGTGGGCCCCGGGCCTGGAAGGAGACCAACATGGCACGCACCCAGATCCTGTGCAGCCACCTGGAGGGCCACAGGGTCACGTGGACAGGCCGCTTCAAGTACGTCCGGGTGACGGAGATCGACAACAGTGCCGAGTCGGCCATCAACATGTTCCCGCACTTCATTGGCGACTGGATGCGCTGCCTCTACGGCGAGGCCTACCCGTCCTGCAGCCCCGGCAACACCTCCACGGCCGAGGAGGAGCTCTGCCGCCTCAAGCACCTGGCCAAGCACCCCTGCCACATCAAGAAGTTCGACCGGTACAAGTTCGAGATCACGGTGGGCATGCCGTTCAGCAGCAGCACCAACAGCACCCGCGGCCATGAGGAGGACGACATCACCAAGGACATCGTGCTGCGGGCCAGCAGTGAGTTCAAGAGCGTGCTGCTCAACCTGCGCCAGGGCAGCCTCATCGAGTTCAGCACCATCCTTGAGGGCCGCCTGGGCAGCAAGTGGCCCGTCTTCGAGCTCAAGGCCATCAGCTGCCTTAACTGCATGGCCCAGCTCTCACCCGCCAGGCGGCACGTGAAGATCGAGCACGACTGGCGCAGCACCGTGCACGGTGCCCTGAAGTTCGCCTTCGATTTCTTCTTCTTCCCGTTCCTGTCAGCCGCATGA